A part of Muntiacus reevesi chromosome 12, mMunRee1.1, whole genome shotgun sequence genomic DNA contains:
- the CHCHD7 gene encoding coiled-coil-helix-coiled-coil-helix domain-containing protein 7: MPMVTRRLRDPDINPCLSESDASTRCMAENNYDKESCSSHFLKYKNCRKFWNSVMIQRRQNGVKPPMPTAAERDEILGAMGKMPY, from the exons ATGCCCATGGTGACGCGAAGGCTGAGGGATCCTGACATAAACCCTTGCTTGTCG GAATCGGACGCGTCTACCAGATGCATGGCCGAAAATAACTATGACAAGGAGAGCTGTTCCTCTCACTTCTTGAAGTACAAGAACTGCCGGAAGTTCTGG AACTCTGTCATGATTCAGAGAAGACAGAACGGAGTGAAGCCGCCCATGCCCACGGCCGCAGAGAGAGACGAGATCTTAGGAGCAATGGGGAAGATGCCCTATTGA